From Candidatus Eisenbacteria bacterium, the proteins below share one genomic window:
- a CDS encoding enoyl-CoA hydratase/isomerase family protein gives MSTIRIADHDGGVRLLTLDRPPANALDETLLADLSTALDDARETASVRAVVLTGAGAFFSGGFDLSAPRRDAERSDALRVLYRDSHLRLLTFPKPTLAMLGGHAVAGGLVLVLACDYRLGAEGDYKVGLNEVAIGASFPRVAMEIVRLRLAHARAAELLLGAAVYPASQATRLGIVDELLPAEKLTDTVLRRAARMGAFPREAYAHTKAALVEDAVRRVMGESPDADARSAAVWMTPESRAARARQREKIGKSAR, from the coding sequence ATGTCGACGATCCGGATCGCCGATCACGACGGCGGCGTGCGCCTGCTGACGCTCGATCGCCCGCCCGCGAACGCGCTCGACGAGACGCTGCTCGCCGACCTCTCGACCGCGCTCGACGATGCACGCGAGACCGCCTCGGTGCGCGCGGTCGTCCTCACGGGCGCCGGCGCGTTCTTCAGCGGCGGATTCGACCTGTCGGCGCCGCGGCGGGACGCCGAGCGCTCGGACGCGCTGCGCGTGCTGTATCGCGATTCGCACCTGCGGCTCCTCACCTTCCCCAAGCCGACGCTCGCGATGCTGGGCGGCCACGCCGTCGCGGGCGGTCTCGTGCTGGTGCTCGCGTGCGACTACCGGCTCGGTGCCGAGGGTGACTACAAGGTCGGTCTCAACGAGGTCGCGATCGGCGCCTCGTTCCCGCGCGTCGCGATGGAGATCGTGCGCCTGCGCCTGGCCCACGCGCGCGCCGCGGAGCTGTTGCTGGGTGCGGCGGTGTATCCCGCGAGCCAGGCGACCCGTCTCGGCATCGTCGACGAGCTGCTCCCCGCCGAGAAGCTCACGGACACCGTGCTCCGGCGGGCCGCGCGCATGGGTGCGTTCCCGCGCGAAGCGTACGCCCACACGAAGGCTGCCCTGGTCGAGGACGCCGTTCGCCGCGTCATGGGCGAGTCGCCCGATGCCGACGCGCGCTCCGCCGCCGTGTGGATGACGCCCGAGAGCCGCGCCGCGCGCGCCCGCCAGCGCGAGAAGATCGGCAAGTCCGCGCGTTGA
- a CDS encoding ferredoxin — protein MRVVVNRDLCEGNALCVKEAPEVFSLGDDDQARVLIEHPGEALRAKVDRAVRRCPRNALTLLED, from the coding sequence ATGCGAGTCGTAGTGAACAGGGATCTCTGCGAAGGGAACGCCCTCTGTGTGAAGGAAGCGCCCGAGGTCTTCTCGCTCGGCGACGACGATCAGGCGCGCGTGCTGATCGAGCATCCGGGCGAGGCGCTGCGCGCGAAGGTCGACCGCGCCGTGCGTCGCTGTCCGCGCAACGCCCTCACCCTGCTCGAGGACTGA
- a CDS encoding oligosaccharide flippase family protein: protein MTDAHPPAARGALLGILTVVAERGVAFVVVLSLARLLSPGEFGRYGYILAGMALVQVLADQGFEVAAVASMANAPARAGQVLRALLAWRAILWIGVMLPVGTLVLPRLAGEAAGGSLVASGAAASVFGLLGSSISARSVRRARGAMGAMARVALADAALGGVAIVGVAALGGSLAGIFLARAGASAVVTVVALAASHPRSGSGDAASAAGPLAEAAAPLAANALLIAVQTRAGHLAAMALMGAEPVALLAAAARASEVLGILPEGALLALFPRMAASPEMAIRVAADAARRLAVVVLALVCGLAVGAARVAELLFGPPYAAAAPAIVVLAWGALFSVTGAVALHAIAALGRQRALVWANVVAAACGIALQIVLVPRLGLRGAALATVATAACGQVVLAILPITRGVLIAVWRSVAVAAGLALVVAGVLASWWPGLAGAMLAALAFVALAHLLGVVGRSDWRALASAVRGSA, encoded by the coding sequence GTGACCGACGCGCACCCGCCGGCGGCGCGGGGTGCGCTGCTGGGGATCCTCACCGTGGTCGCCGAGCGCGGCGTGGCGTTCGTGGTCGTGCTCTCGCTCGCTCGCCTGCTCTCGCCCGGCGAGTTCGGTCGCTACGGATACATCCTTGCGGGCATGGCGCTCGTGCAGGTCCTCGCCGACCAGGGATTCGAGGTCGCCGCCGTCGCATCGATGGCGAACGCGCCCGCACGCGCCGGCCAGGTTCTGCGAGCCCTCCTGGCATGGCGCGCGATCCTGTGGATCGGCGTGATGCTGCCGGTGGGGACGCTGGTGCTGCCGCGTCTCGCCGGCGAGGCGGCGGGCGGCTCGCTCGTCGCGAGCGGGGCGGCGGCGAGCGTCTTCGGGCTCCTGGGCTCGTCGATTTCGGCACGGAGCGTCCGCCGCGCCCGCGGAGCGATGGGCGCGATGGCACGCGTCGCGCTCGCCGACGCCGCGTTGGGCGGCGTCGCCATCGTCGGCGTCGCCGCCCTCGGGGGAAGCCTGGCCGGGATCTTCCTCGCACGTGCGGGGGCGAGCGCCGTCGTGACCGTCGTGGCGCTGGCGGCGAGTCATCCACGTTCCGGCTCCGGCGACGCGGCCAGTGCGGCGGGTCCACTGGCGGAGGCAGCCGCGCCGCTGGCGGCGAACGCGCTCCTGATCGCGGTCCAGACGCGGGCGGGGCACCTGGCGGCGATGGCGCTCATGGGAGCGGAGCCCGTGGCGCTTCTCGCTGCGGCCGCGCGCGCGAGCGAGGTGCTCGGGATCCTGCCCGAGGGCGCCTTGCTCGCGCTCTTCCCTCGCATGGCGGCGTCGCCCGAGATGGCGATCCGCGTCGCGGCCGATGCGGCGCGGCGCCTCGCGGTCGTCGTCCTCGCCCTCGTGTGCGGTCTCGCCGTCGGTGCGGCGCGAGTGGCCGAGCTGCTCTTCGGACCGCCATACGCCGCCGCGGCTCCTGCGATCGTCGTGCTCGCCTGGGGCGCGCTCTTCTCGGTGACCGGAGCCGTCGCGCTCCATGCCATCGCCGCGCTCGGGCGACAGCGCGCGCTGGTCTGGGCCAACGTCGTGGCCGCCGCGTGCGGGATCGCGCTCCAGATCGTGCTGGTTCCGCGCCTGGGTCTGCGGGGAGCCGCGCTCGCGACCGTTGCGACGGCCGCGTGCGGTCAGGTCGTGCTCGCGATCCTGCCCATCACGCGCGGGGTCCTGATCGCCGTCTGGCGGAGCGTCGCGGTCGCCGCCGGGCTCGCCCTCGTCGTCGCGGGTGTGCTCGCGTCATGGTGGCCGGGCCTCGCTGGTGCGATGCTGGCCGCGCTCGCCTTCGTCGCGCTCGCGCACCTCCTCGGCGTCGTCGGACGATCGGACTGGCGCGCCCTCGCGTCAGCCGTGCGCGGCTCCGCGTGA
- a CDS encoding PaaI family thioesterase: MTAPNADRFPPITPERLATWARFGQREEGAAPFFPGYVGLVLEEVRQDYARMRLPHRREIDQPQGVLHGGAVATLVDTVVVPAIGSAYDDRRALLTVAMTIQYLDAVAGEDAIAEGWVEKRGRSTVFCRVEVRTASGVLAATASVVYKVSSRTIAQPLADGISRPSRAGTPSGP, from the coding sequence ATGACCGCGCCGAACGCCGACCGCTTTCCTCCGATCACGCCCGAGCGACTCGCCACGTGGGCTCGCTTCGGGCAGCGCGAGGAAGGGGCGGCCCCGTTCTTTCCGGGCTACGTCGGCCTCGTGCTCGAGGAGGTGCGGCAAGACTACGCCCGCATGCGCCTGCCGCACCGTCGCGAGATCGACCAGCCCCAGGGCGTCCTGCACGGCGGCGCCGTCGCGACGCTCGTCGACACCGTCGTCGTGCCCGCGATCGGGAGCGCCTACGACGACCGGCGCGCGCTCCTCACCGTCGCGATGACGATCCAGTACCTCGATGCGGTGGCCGGTGAGGATGCGATCGCCGAGGGATGGGTCGAGAAGCGGGGGCGATCGACGGTCTTCTGCCGCGTCGAGGTCCGGACCGCGTCGGGCGTCCTCGCCGCGACGGCCAGCGTCGTCTACAAGGTGAGCAGCCGCACGATCGCCCAGCCGCTTGCTGACGGTATCAGTCGGCCATCGCGCGCCGGAACGCCGAGCGGCCCATGA
- a CDS encoding methyltransferase domain-containing protein: protein MSAGRGIVRTARRPAGWIAPGPAPRARDDVAPGPGEDLCFLSGEWRILQRVDGHRWSLDDLVTAWLAARVAASSPPRRLLDLGCGIGSVLLMLAWRFPDAIAVGVEAQAVSVDLARRSIAWNGCGDRCTVREGDLRDPQLVPEGIFDLVTGTPPYLPIGTARESRRVQKGPCNFEHRGGIEAYATAAASALAPGGAAVVCEQASQDPRVHAAAAGAGLGVACTLPVVPRAGKAPLFSVHEMRRREETRSHEMLAPLVVRDTRGARTPAFRALRGEMGLPP, encoded by the coding sequence ATGAGCGCCGGTCGGGGCATCGTGCGCACCGCCCGCCGTCCGGCCGGCTGGATCGCGCCCGGTCCCGCGCCACGCGCTCGCGACGACGTCGCGCCAGGTCCCGGCGAGGACCTCTGCTTCCTCTCCGGCGAGTGGCGCATCCTGCAGCGGGTGGACGGACACCGCTGGTCGCTCGACGACCTGGTGACGGCGTGGCTCGCGGCGCGCGTCGCGGCGTCGAGCCCGCCACGCCGGCTCCTCGACCTCGGGTGCGGCATCGGGAGCGTCCTCCTGATGCTCGCCTGGCGTTTTCCGGACGCGATCGCGGTGGGCGTCGAGGCGCAGGCGGTGAGCGTCGACCTCGCGCGTCGATCGATCGCGTGGAACGGGTGCGGCGATCGCTGCACGGTGCGCGAGGGCGATCTCCGTGACCCGCAGCTCGTACCCGAGGGCATCTTCGATCTCGTCACCGGGACGCCGCCGTATCTTCCGATCGGCACGGCGCGCGAGTCGCGCCGCGTACAGAAAGGTCCTTGCAACTTCGAGCATCGCGGCGGCATCGAGGCGTACGCGACGGCGGCGGCGTCCGCGCTCGCGCCGGGCGGCGCCGCCGTCGTCTGCGAGCAGGCGAGCCAGGACCCGCGCGTCCACGCGGCCGCCGCCGGCGCGGGACTGGGCGTCGCCTGCACGCTGCCGGTCGTGCCGCGTGCCGGCAAGGCGCCGCTCTTCTCGGTCCACGAGATGCGCCGTCGCGAGGAGACCAGGTCGCACGAGATGCTCGCGCCGCTCGTCGTGCGGGACACCCGCGGTGCCCGCACGCCGGCCTTCCGGGCGCTGCGTGGGGAAATGGGCCTTCCGCCCTGA
- a CDS encoding glutathione S-transferase family protein, with the protein MITLYHSAQSRSVRPRWMLEEIGVPYDLRRVNLEAGEQKTPEFLKINPNGAVPALVDGEVKLFESGAISQYLADRFPEKRLAPPVGTPARGYYYQWIHFGLCTIEPPLLTIFLHTVAKPESERIPQLLEPARQQLRAALAVLDRALAGHTFLVGDDLTTGDVMVASTLAWAQMLGLLDASFPATAAYLGRLMGRSAFRRAMAD; encoded by the coding sequence ATGATCACGCTCTATCATTCGGCCCAGTCACGCTCGGTGCGGCCGCGGTGGATGCTCGAAGAGATCGGTGTTCCGTACGATCTGCGGCGCGTGAACCTCGAGGCCGGCGAGCAGAAGACGCCCGAGTTCCTGAAGATCAATCCGAACGGCGCCGTGCCGGCGCTCGTCGACGGCGAGGTCAAGCTGTTCGAGTCGGGCGCCATCTCGCAGTACCTGGCCGATCGCTTTCCCGAGAAGCGCCTCGCACCGCCCGTGGGCACGCCCGCGCGCGGCTACTACTATCAGTGGATCCACTTCGGCCTGTGCACGATCGAGCCTCCGCTGCTCACGATCTTCCTGCACACGGTCGCGAAGCCCGAGAGCGAGCGCATCCCGCAGCTCCTCGAGCCGGCACGCCAGCAGCTTCGCGCCGCCCTGGCCGTGCTCGACCGTGCGCTGGCCGGCCACACCTTCCTGGTCGGCGACGACCTCACGACCGGCGACGTCATGGTCGCCTCCACGCTCGCGTGGGCCCAGATGCTCGGGCTCCTCGACGCGAGCTTTCCCGCGACGGCCGCCTATCTCGGCCGGCTCATGGGCCGCTCGGCGTTCCGGCGCGCGATGGCCGACTGA
- a CDS encoding SDR family oxidoreductase: MAEHALSGKTALVTGGGSGIGLACARALLRDGCSVTLMGRTESRLVEAAEGLRREAPGGTQVAWHAGDVVDEAAVLAAVAKAAAPTGRLDIAVANAGAGAGGPIFSTSVEMWRYTMDVNLTGTFLTVKHAGEKMGAGGGGSIVAVSSIAGPLTHRFMAPYCASKAGVEMLIKVAADELGPLGIRANAVRPSLVPTEMADPLVQDQAIVDDYLDQIPLGRLGTVDDVAAAVRYLAGPESSWVTGQCIAIDGGHTLRRGPRIETMVERFFGADTMTGMDSRRPGRPTR; encoded by the coding sequence GTGGCCGAGCACGCGCTCTCCGGCAAGACCGCGCTCGTGACCGGCGGCGGGAGCGGGATCGGCCTCGCCTGCGCTCGCGCGCTGCTGCGCGACGGTTGCAGCGTGACGCTCATGGGTCGCACCGAATCGCGTCTCGTCGAAGCGGCCGAAGGCCTCCGGCGCGAGGCGCCGGGCGGCACCCAGGTCGCGTGGCACGCGGGCGACGTCGTCGACGAGGCCGCCGTCCTCGCCGCGGTCGCGAAGGCCGCGGCGCCGACCGGCCGTCTCGACATCGCGGTCGCCAACGCCGGCGCGGGCGCCGGCGGTCCGATCTTCTCCACCAGCGTCGAGATGTGGCGCTACACGATGGACGTGAACCTGACCGGAACCTTCCTCACGGTGAAGCACGCCGGGGAGAAGATGGGCGCGGGCGGCGGCGGCTCGATCGTCGCCGTGTCGTCGATCGCCGGCCCCCTCACCCACCGCTTCATGGCGCCCTACTGCGCCTCCAAGGCGGGCGTCGAGATGCTCATCAAGGTCGCGGCCGACGAGCTGGGCCCGCTCGGCATCCGGGCGAACGCCGTGCGGCCGAGCCTCGTCCCGACCGAGATGGCCGATCCGCTGGTGCAGGACCAGGCCATCGTCGACGACTACCTGGACCAGATTCCGCTCGGGCGTCTCGGGACGGTGGACGACGTCGCCGCGGCGGTGCGCTACCTCGCCGGCCCCGAGTCGAGCTGGGTCACCGGGCAGTGCATCGCGATCGACGGCGGGCACACGCTGCGACGCGGCCCGCGCATCGAGACGATGGTCGAGCGCTTCTTCGGCGCCGACACGATGACCGGGATGGACAGCCGGCGGCCCGGCCGTCCCACCCGTTGA